Proteins found in one Eriocheir sinensis breed Jianghai 21 chromosome 14, ASM2467909v1, whole genome shotgun sequence genomic segment:
- the LOC126998616 gene encoding uncharacterized protein LOC126998616 — protein MVSFRASAILAALLTSVVDSQSSTGNGKSPPAPTDVRPLLGKKSAAQVSDRKIIVKDPTPAVLSEVVRRMGGGPKGHCHVLLYYDPKTAPPDKVESLKAALGVPITLVDVSRLSFPLITMKRRRVPLVDLLSRRPDNRCRLLLSWASSNYQRGLLLMAQFEPGVIRPTDTLIFAVSDQRLDHFMPQLRRRVLIKKEGTKQAGRGRRAAGIPEFQVEASCEFCSKYSLHRLGQWQYPVGWSWGDAKELRRNGLLGMTFTVSYTPSVPNIFPVPEGNKQRLEGVELRLLEYAAAALNFSYRLVIPEDGEWGRPINGTWTGKVGQVLKRQADLAVGGLVYTKERGEVVKYSDLFHNELWGIVCPLPVRLPVWPYIMFPFRTDAAPSVFSLMVVLHVMAFMVSTIVGGHERQQAQNPLAESLARVTRAGVSLYLRFMACLYFWNLFFCLMKPIYEPPVDSAAALLRSGRSWGVVTGTTVTRVLSESLNDVYRELEVGSITLHSITEGFQRLRKEGICLVGVPKRYSTATVAMQHTTKCGEPGLQTSTEDLHSVLGGWVLPYGSPLTPYFDNIIGRLKTFGILELWRKELHTLLLTRGPRDLPCHNPPLSALTVSDLRLTFFMLLGGWGFALFIFLGEIILVGLVQEPIRENQNVRVNTPSNSQDPPPNPPSSPATHLRRLLTTLVGPVTALNISSGNANFQRQLNSALRDIYGVQTA, from the coding sequence ATGGTCAGTTTTCGTGCCTCAGCAATACTGGCGGCTTTGTTGACGTCAGTGGTAGACTCTCAAAGCAGTACTGGAAATGGCAAGTCGCCCCCCGCCCCCACAGATGTGCGTCCGCTGCTGGGGAAAAAGAGTGCGGCGCAAGTGTCGGACCGGAAAATAATAGTGAAGGATCCTACCCCGGCGGTTCTGTCTGAAGTGGTGAGGCGGATGGGGGGCGGTCCGAAAGGCCATTGTCACGTTCTTCTTTATTATGACCCCAAAACTGCTCCTCCCGACAAGGTAGAGAGTCTCAAAGCTGCTCTGGGCGTGCCTATAACACTTGTTGACGTGTCTCGCCTCTCCTTCCCGCTCATCACCATGAAGCGACGTCGTGTGCCACTCGTTGACTTGCTCTCGCGCCGCCCTGACAACCGctgccgccttctcctgtcctgGGCCTCTTCTAACTACCAGCGCGGCCTGCTGCTGATGGCCCAGTTCGAACCCGGAGTAATAAGACCTACAGACACCCTCATCTTTGCTGTCAGCGATCAGCGCCTCGACCACTTCATGCCCCAGCTGCGGCGCCGTGTGTTGATCAAGAAGGAGGGAACAAAACAAGCAGGCCGAGGACGGAGGGCTGCCGGTATACCGGAATTTCAAGTAGAGGCGTCGTGCGAGTTTTGCTCAAAATATTCGCTGCACCGGCTGGGGCAGTGGCAGTACCCGGTGGGCTGGTCCTGGGGAGACGCCAAAGAATTGCGCCGCAATGGCCTCCTGGGGATGACCTTCACCGTCTCCTACACGCCGTCGGTGCCCAACATATTCCCGGTGCCGGAGGGCAACAAGCAGCGTCTAGAGGGCGTCGAGTTGCGACTACTGGAATACGCAGCGGCGGCCCTCAACTTCAGCTATCGTCTAGTGATTCCGGAAGATGGCGAGTGGGGCCGACCCATCAACGGGACGTGGACGGGCAAAGTGGGACAAGTGTTGAAGAGACAAGCGGACCTGGCGGTGGGCGGATTGGTGTACACGAAGGAGCGCGGTGAGGTGGTGAAATACTCTGACCTCTTCCACAACGAACTGTGGGGCATTGTGTGTCCCCTGCCGGTCCGCCTGCCCGTGTGGCCCTACATCATGTTTCCCTTCAGAACAGACGCGGCGCCCTCGGTGTTCAGCTTGATGGTCGTGCTGCACGTCATGGCCTTCATGGTGAGCACGATAGTCGGGGGACATGAACGTCAACAGGCCCAGAACCCTTTGGCTGAGTCCCTGGCTAGAGTAACACGCGCCGGCGTGTCCTTGTACCTGCGGTTCATGGCGTGTCTTTACTTTTGGAACCTCTTTTTCTGTCTCATGAAGCCCATCTACGAGCCCCCCGTAGACAGCGCCGCCGCCCTGCTGCGTTCTGGACGGAGCTGGGGCGTGGTCACGGGCACCACCGTCACCCGGGTGTTGTCAGAATCCCTAAACGACGTTTATCGGGAGTTAGAAGTTGGATCCATCACCCTTCACTCCATTACTGAAGGTTTCCAACGCCTCAGGAAAGAGGGGATATGTCTGGTGGGTGTGCCAAAGCGTTACTCTACCGCCACAGTGGCCATGCAGCACACCACCAAGTGCGGGGAGCCGGGGCTACAGACCAGCACAGAGGACCTCCACTCCGtcctgggtgggtgggtgctgcCGTACGGGTCGCCTCTCACCCCATATTTTGATAACATCATTGGCCGCCTGAAGACTTTTGGCATCTTGGAGCTGTGGCGGAAGGAGCTTCACACGCTGCTGCTCACACGTGGGCCCCGCGACCTACCCTGCCACAACCCCCCTCTCTCCGCCCTCACCGTCTCCGACCTGCGCCTCACGTTTTTCATGCTTTTGGGAGGATGGGGCTTCGCTCTATTTATATTCTTAGGTGAAATTATATTAGTGGGCTTGGTTCAAGAACCCATACGAGAGAACCAAAATGTGCGAGTCAACACTCCCAGCAACTCCCAGGACCCGCCCCCCAACCCGCCATCCTCGCCGGCCACACACCTGCGGAGGCTGCTCACCACCCTCGTGGGTCCTGTCACTGCTTTAAATATCAGTTCAGGGAACGCAAATTTCCAGAGGCAGCTCAATTCTGCCTTGAGAGATATCTATGGGGTCCAAACAGCCTGA